A genome region from Mycolicibacterium litorale includes the following:
- the trxA gene encoding thioredoxin: MATQDITADQFNETITENEIVLVDFWASWCGPCKQFAPTFAASSEKHPDVVYAKVDTEAEQQLAAAADIRSIPTLMAFKKGKLVFNQAGALPPAALEDLVQKVKEFDIDAAIAAQENAPSE, encoded by the coding sequence GTGGCTACCCAAGACATCACCGCAGATCAGTTCAACGAGACGATCACCGAGAACGAGATCGTGCTCGTCGATTTCTGGGCGTCGTGGTGCGGCCCCTGTAAGCAGTTCGCGCCCACCTTCGCCGCCTCGTCCGAGAAGCACCCGGACGTCGTCTACGCCAAGGTCGACACCGAGGCGGAACAGCAGCTGGCGGCCGCAGCGGACATCCGGTCCATCCCGACGCTGATGGCGTTCAAGAAGGGCAAGCTGGTCTTCAACCAGGCCGGCGCGCTCCCACCCGCCGCGCTCGAGGATCTGGTGCAGAAGGTCAAGGAGTTCGACATCGACGCCGCGATCGCCGCACAGGAGAACGCGCCGTCCGAGTGA
- a CDS encoding TetR/AcrR family transcriptional regulator, producing the protein MPRVTDDHLAARRRQILDGARRCFAEYGYDKATVRRLEHTIGLSRGAIFHHFRDKDTLFFELAREDAERMADVASREGLIQVMRDLLAAPDQFDWLATRLEIARKLRNDPVFHQGWEERSAELSAATEARLRRQKKAGRLRDDVPSEVLQTYLDLVLDGLVARLASGDDPKKLGAVLDLVEASVRQQGSGVS; encoded by the coding sequence ATGCCGCGGGTTACCGACGATCATCTGGCGGCGCGCCGCCGCCAGATCCTCGACGGCGCCCGGCGCTGCTTTGCGGAATACGGGTACGACAAGGCGACCGTGCGACGGCTCGAACACACCATCGGGCTGTCGCGCGGCGCCATCTTCCACCACTTCCGCGACAAGGACACGCTGTTCTTCGAGCTGGCGCGCGAGGACGCCGAACGAATGGCCGACGTCGCCTCGCGCGAGGGGCTCATCCAGGTGATGCGTGACCTGCTGGCCGCGCCGGACCAGTTCGACTGGTTGGCCACCCGGTTGGAGATCGCGCGCAAACTGCGCAACGACCCGGTCTTCCACCAGGGCTGGGAGGAGCGTTCAGCCGAACTGTCCGCCGCGACCGAGGCGCGGCTGCGCAGACAGAAAAAAGCCGGCCGGCTGCGCGACGACGTGCCCAGCGAGGTGTTGCAGACCTACCTCGACCTGGTGCTCGACGGGCTCGTGGCGCGCCTCGCCTCCGGGGACGACCCCAAGAAGCTCGGTGCGGTCCTCGACCTCGTCGAGGCGTCGGTGCGGCAGCAGGGCTCCGGCGTCAGTTGA
- a CDS encoding helix-turn-helix domain-containing protein, whose protein sequence is MKKSNKSREELLTELRTAYEGGASIRALVATTGRSYGSIHSMLRESGTTMRSRGGPNHRSRRSSVN, encoded by the coding sequence ATGAAGAAATCGAATAAGTCCCGAGAAGAACTGCTCACCGAGTTGCGGACAGCGTACGAGGGGGGAGCGAGCATCCGGGCGCTGGTGGCGACGACCGGACGTTCCTACGGTTCGATCCACAGCATGCTGCGCGAAAGCGGTACGACGATGCGCAGCCGCGGTGGACCCAACCACCGGTCGCGGCGTTCCAGCGTCAACTGA
- the sufU gene encoding Fe-S cluster assembly sulfur transfer protein SufU translates to MRLEQIYQEVILDHYKHPHHRGLREPFGAEVHHVNPTCGDEVTLRVSLGEDGETVADVSYDGQGCSISQASTSVLTDQVIGTTVGDALKTVAAFTEMVSSRGTIDGDEDVLGDGIAFAGVSKYPARVKCALLGWMAFKDAVAQASHDSEEKR, encoded by the coding sequence ATGCGGCTCGAGCAGATCTACCAGGAAGTGATCCTCGATCACTACAAGCATCCGCATCACCGCGGGCTGCGTGAACCGTTCGGCGCCGAGGTGCACCACGTCAACCCCACCTGCGGCGACGAGGTGACGCTGCGCGTGTCCCTCGGTGAGGACGGCGAGACGGTCGCGGATGTGTCCTACGACGGGCAGGGCTGTTCCATCAGCCAGGCGTCGACGTCGGTGCTGACCGATCAGGTGATCGGGACGACGGTCGGCGACGCGCTCAAGACCGTCGCCGCGTTCACCGAGATGGTCTCGTCGCGGGGCACCATCGACGGGGACGAGGACGTCCTGGGCGACGGCATCGCCTTCGCCGGCGTCTCGAAGTACCCGGCTCGCGTGAAGTGCGCGCTGCTCGGCTGGATGGCTTTCAAGGACGCGGTCGCGCAGGCGTCCCACGATTCGGAGGAGAAACGATGA
- a CDS encoding ABC-F family ATP-binding cassette domain-containing protein, producing the protein MITATDLEVRAGARTLLSLDDAVLRVQPGDRIGLVGRNGAGKTTTMRILAGEGEPYAGTITRSGDVGYLPQDPREGDLDVLARDRVLSARGLDTLLADLEKQQVLMAEVADDAARDKAVRRYGQLEERFAALGGYAAESEAGRICASLGLPERVLTQPLRTLSGGQRRRVELARILFAAGDSGSGSATTLLLDEPTNHLDADSITWLRDFLQSHTGGLVVISHDVDLLAAVVNRVWFLDAVRGEVDVYNMSWQKYLDARATDEQRRRRERANAEKKASALRAQAAKMGAKATKAVAAQNMLKRADRMMAALDEERVADKVARIKFPTPAPCGKTPLIAKGLTKTYGSLEIFTGLDLAIDRGSRVVVLGLNGAGKTTLLRLLAGVEKADAGGLEPGYGLKIGYFAQEHDTLDNAASVWENIRHAAPDTGEQDLRGLLGAFMFSGPQLEQPAGTLSGGEKTRLALAGLVASTANVLLLDEPTNNLDPASREQVLDALRSYSGAVVLVTHDPGAAEALEPQRVVLLPDGTEDFWSDEYRDLIELA; encoded by the coding sequence GTGATCACCGCAACGGACCTCGAGGTCCGCGCCGGGGCGCGCACGCTGCTCTCCCTCGACGACGCCGTGCTGCGCGTCCAGCCGGGTGACCGGATCGGGCTGGTCGGGCGCAACGGTGCCGGTAAGACCACCACCATGCGGATCCTCGCGGGCGAAGGCGAACCCTACGCCGGCACCATCACCCGCAGCGGGGACGTCGGCTATCTACCGCAGGACCCCCGCGAAGGCGACCTCGACGTCCTGGCCCGCGACCGGGTGCTCTCGGCCCGTGGACTGGACACGCTGCTGGCCGACCTGGAGAAGCAGCAGGTGCTGATGGCCGAGGTCGCCGACGACGCCGCGCGCGACAAGGCGGTGCGCCGCTACGGTCAGCTCGAGGAACGGTTCGCCGCACTCGGCGGATACGCGGCCGAGAGCGAAGCGGGCCGCATCTGCGCGAGCCTCGGACTGCCCGAACGGGTGCTCACCCAGCCGCTACGCACGCTGTCCGGCGGCCAGCGCCGCCGCGTCGAACTGGCGCGCATCCTGTTCGCGGCCGGCGACAGCGGGTCGGGTTCGGCCACCACGCTGCTGCTCGACGAGCCGACCAACCACCTCGACGCCGACTCGATCACCTGGTTGCGCGACTTCCTGCAGAGTCACACCGGCGGGCTGGTGGTGATCAGCCACGACGTGGATCTGCTCGCCGCGGTGGTCAACCGGGTGTGGTTCCTCGACGCGGTCCGCGGAGAGGTCGACGTGTACAACATGTCCTGGCAGAAGTACCTCGACGCCAGGGCCACCGACGAGCAGCGCCGCCGCCGTGAGCGGGCCAACGCCGAGAAGAAGGCGTCCGCGCTGCGGGCGCAGGCGGCCAAGATGGGCGCCAAGGCCACCAAAGCCGTTGCGGCGCAGAACATGCTGAAGCGCGCGGACCGGATGATGGCCGCCCTCGACGAGGAACGGGTCGCCGACAAGGTGGCGCGGATCAAGTTCCCCACCCCGGCGCCGTGCGGCAAGACCCCGCTGATCGCCAAGGGGCTGACCAAGACCTACGGGTCCCTGGAGATCTTCACCGGCCTGGACCTGGCCATCGACCGCGGTTCGCGGGTGGTGGTGCTGGGTCTGAACGGTGCGGGCAAGACCACTCTGCTGCGCCTGTTGGCCGGTGTGGAGAAGGCCGACGCCGGCGGGCTGGAGCCCGGCTACGGACTCAAGATCGGATACTTCGCCCAGGAGCACGACACGCTCGACAACGCGGCCTCGGTGTGGGAGAACATCCGCCACGCCGCCCCCGACACCGGCGAGCAGGATCTGCGGGGACTGCTGGGTGCGTTCATGTTCAGCGGCCCCCAGCTCGAGCAGCCGGCGGGCACGCTGTCCGGCGGTGAGAAGACCCGACTGGCACTGGCCGGCCTGGTCGCGTCGACCGCGAACGTGCTGCTGCTCGACGAACCCACCAACAACCTCGACCCGGCGTCGCGTGAGCAGGTGCTCGATGCGCTGCGCAGTTACTCGGGCGCCGTCGTGCTGGTGACCCACGATCCGGGCGCCGCCGAGGCGCTGGAACCACAGCGGGTGGTGCTGCTGCCCGACGGGACCGAGGACTTCTGGTCCGACGAGTACCGGGATCTCATCGAGCTGGCCTGA
- a CDS encoding metal-sulfur cluster assembly factor codes for MSETTAPNEELLADIEEAMRDVVDPELGINVVDLGLVYGLGVEKGDAGDVALIDMTLTSAACPLTDVIEDQSRTALVGAGLVNEIKINWVWNPPWGPDKITEDGREQLRALGFTV; via the coding sequence ATGAGCGAAACGACGGCACCCAACGAGGAACTGCTCGCCGACATCGAGGAGGCGATGCGCGACGTCGTGGACCCCGAACTCGGCATCAACGTCGTCGATCTCGGCCTGGTCTACGGACTGGGCGTCGAGAAGGGCGACGCCGGCGATGTCGCGTTGATCGACATGACGCTGACGTCGGCGGCGTGCCCGCTGACCGATGTGATCGAGGACCAGTCGCGCACCGCGCTGGTCGGCGCGGGCCTGGTCAACGAGATCAAGATCAACTGGGTGTGGAATCCGCCGTGGGGCCCGGACAAGATCACCGAGGACGGCCGCGAACAGCTTCGCGCCCTCGGTTTCACCGTCTAG
- a CDS encoding enoyl-CoA hydratase has translation MHCVTAEDSFVLVDRPRPQVAVVTLNRPERMNSMAFDVMVPLRDVLRELTYDNEVRAVVLTGAGRGFSSGADHKSAGSVPHVKGLTRPSFGLRSMEILDDVILALRKMHQPVIAAVNGAAIGGGLCLALAADIRVAASGAYFRAAGINNGLTASELGLSYLLPRAIGSSRAFEIMLTGRDVDADEAQRIGLVSRTVAEDELLEVCCEMAERIAAFSRPGVELTKRTLWSGLDAASLEGHMQAEGLGQLYVRLLTANFEEAVAARAEKRPAVFTDDKP, from the coding sequence GTGCACTGCGTGACCGCAGAAGACTCGTTCGTCCTCGTCGACAGGCCCCGGCCGCAGGTCGCGGTGGTGACCCTCAACCGTCCGGAGCGGATGAACTCCATGGCGTTCGACGTCATGGTCCCGCTGCGGGACGTGCTGCGCGAACTCACCTACGACAACGAGGTGCGCGCCGTCGTCCTCACCGGGGCGGGCCGCGGATTCTCCTCGGGTGCCGACCACAAGTCGGCCGGTTCGGTGCCCCACGTCAAGGGTCTGACCCGGCCGTCGTTCGGGTTGCGGTCGATGGAGATCCTCGACGACGTCATCCTGGCGCTGCGCAAGATGCACCAACCGGTGATCGCCGCCGTCAACGGCGCCGCGATCGGCGGCGGGCTGTGCCTGGCGCTGGCCGCCGACATCCGGGTGGCGGCGTCCGGGGCGTACTTCCGGGCGGCAGGCATCAACAACGGCCTCACCGCCAGCGAACTCGGGTTGAGCTACCTGTTGCCGCGCGCCATCGGCTCGTCGCGAGCCTTCGAGATCATGCTCACCGGCCGCGACGTCGATGCGGACGAGGCGCAGCGCATCGGGCTGGTGTCACGCACGGTCGCCGAAGACGAGCTGCTCGAGGTCTGCTGCGAGATGGCCGAACGCATCGCCGCGTTCTCCCGCCCCGGCGTGGAGCTCACCAAGCGCACGCTGTGGAGCGGTCTGGACGCGGCCAGCCTGGAGGGGCACATGCAGGCCGAAGGTCTCGGCCAGCTGTACGTCCGGCTGCTCACCGCGAATTTCGAGGAGGCGGTCGCGGCGCGCGCGGAGAAGCGGCCCGCGGTCTTCACCGACGACAAACCGTGA